A window of the Algihabitans albus genome harbors these coding sequences:
- a CDS encoding TetR/AcrR family transcriptional regulator, with product MNLRSRPAKDRILDAANRLFYSDGIRAVSVDAIAAKAGITKKTLYYHFKSKDDLIEAYLASRDQPNLTLFKTWFDEADGGLADKVEAIFRNLAVSARHPKWKGCGFLRTAAELANMPGHPAMKVGAAHKKKFEAWLSDVFTRQNLADPEDLARHIVLLMDGAFSTVLVHRDAAYVDSAGRAAKALVAGGRRRS from the coding sequence ATGAACCTTCGAAGCCGCCCTGCGAAAGACCGCATTCTGGATGCTGCGAACCGCTTGTTCTACAGCGACGGCATCCGGGCCGTCAGCGTGGATGCCATCGCCGCAAAAGCGGGGATCACGAAAAAAACGCTCTACTATCATTTCAAGAGCAAGGACGACTTGATCGAAGCCTATCTGGCGTCTCGCGATCAACCGAACCTGACCCTGTTCAAGACCTGGTTCGACGAGGCCGACGGCGGACTTGCCGACAAGGTCGAAGCCATCTTCCGCAATCTCGCGGTCTCCGCCCGTCACCCGAAATGGAAGGGCTGCGGGTTTCTACGAACTGCGGCCGAACTTGCGAACATGCCGGGACATCCCGCCATGAAGGTCGGCGCGGCGCACAAGAAGAAGTTCGAGGCCTGGCTGTCGGACGTCTTCACCCGTCAAAATCTGGCCGACCCGGAAGACCTGGCTCGACACATCGTGCTGCTGATGGATGGCGCCTTCTCGACGGTGCTCGTCCATCGCGACGCCGCCTATGTCGACTCCGCGGGACGGGCCGCGAAAGCTCTGGTCGCCGGCGGCCGTCGCCGATCTTAG